The Bifidobacterium sp. WK012_4_13 genome contains the following window.
GCTTCGAGGTTGGGCCGGAAAGCGCGTCGACCTGCTGCTCCATCTTGAGCATGTTCAGCGTGCTGACCCCAAGAATCTGGGTCTCGCCACGCTGGAAGAGAGCCGATCCGTGAACGCGAGGAACGATGTCGACCTCGGCGGACAGGGTCCTGATGTCGCGAAGACCGCGGCCATCGATGCGGTAATCCTGCGTAAGGATGCGCTGACGAACGATCTGGCGCTGCAGTTCCTTGAATGCGTTGCCAAGTTCCTTGTCCTTCTCGGCATCCTCCATATCGGTGAATTCCGAAGCAAGGGCAGCGCGGACGCCCTCCTTGATCTCATGAATTCTATCCTGACGCGGAAGCTTGTCGGCGATGGAGAGCGCCTGATCCAAATCACCATGGGCGATTTGGTCGATGCGGTTGTACAGATCCTCAGTGTATTCAGGGAACAGAGGGAATTCCTTCGTCTCCTTGGCGACCTTGGACTTCAGCTCGTTCTGGGCTTCGCAGATTGCCTTGATGAAGGGCTTGGCCGCCTCAAGGCCCTGCGCGACGACATCCTCATCGGGCTTGATCTGGCCCTCGTCATAGATGAGCTTCCAGGCGTTCTTGCCTGCACCTGCCTCGATCATGGCGATGGCTACATCACCGTTGTCGATGACGCGACCTGCAACGACGATTTCGAACACTGCACGCTCACGCTCGCTCCAGCGTGGGAAGGCGACCCACTGGCCATCGATCAAAGCCAGGCGGACGCCGGAAACCGGTCCTTCGAAAGGCAGACCGGAAATCATCGTGGAAGCAGATGCGGCGTTGAGCGCGATCATGTCGTATGAGTCTTCAGGATTGACGGCCAATACGGTCTCGACTACCTGAACCTCGTTGCGCAGCGTGTGCGGGAACAGCGGGCGCAGAGGACGGTCAATGATTCGGCAGGCCAGAATGGCCTCCGAGGATGGACGGCCTTCACGGCGGAAGAACGAACCGGGAATCTTTCCGGCTGCGTACATCTTTTCTTCCACATCAACGGTGAGTGGGAAGAAATCGTAATTCTCCTTGGGGCTTGAACCAGCTGTCGTGGTTGAAAGCACCATCGAATCATCATCAAGATAGGCTGCCACTGCACCGTCGGCCTGCTGGGCGAGACGGCCAGTTTCAAAGCGCAACGTGCGCGTGCCAAATGAGCCATTATCAATAGCCGCTTCTGCGGCTTGTATTTCGGGACCCTCCACGGGTTCCTCCTTCACTATTTTTTTCATCAATTCGCTAGACAATCTAGCTAACAACCTAGCGCCATCTAGCGCTTCATCCATCTTGTGCATCCCGGACGCGGTATACCTGACCGCGCGCTCCTTGCTGGAGATACCTGCTGTGTCTGCATTATTCGTCATACCCTGAACCGTCTGGCCTTTTTCAAGCCATCGCGACTCATCCGTCTAACCACCTGCCGTGCTCAGCATCTACCGTATTCACATGTTCCGAATGCCGGTATGCAAAAGCGCCCGAGCTATATGCTCGGGCGGAAGTATTCAATTATCGACGCAATCCCAGACGGCCGATCAACGAACGGTAACGTTCGATGTCAACACGCTGGAGGTAATCGAGCAGACGACGACGGTCGCCAACCATGAGAAGCAGGCCACGACGTGAATGGTGGTCGTGCTTATGCTCCTTCAGGTGCTCGGTCAGGTCGCTGATGCGCTTGGTCAGCAACGCGATTTGAACCTCGGGAGAACCCGTATCACCTTCATGCGTCGCGTACTTGGTGACGATCTCTTGCTTTTCCTGTGCCGTAAGTGCCACGGCTCCTCCTTGATATTGCTGCGCGGTGCTGCGACCCAATGTCGAAGCGCTCTCTTTCCGCGGGCGGAACACGCCAAGACAAGAGTATACACTTACCCTGCTATTTCACCGCTTCATCTTTTCGCAGACTTACACGATGGTCAGAAGACCACCGAAGAGGACGATTCCCAACGCGACCAACTCAATGACGAAGAACAGAGCCATGGCGGACCAGCTGTGCGTGAGTGCATTGAGAGGCGAATCCTTGCGCACGATCACGAGAATCGCGACGAAGAGAAAGGCGAACGCCGCAGCCCCGAGCGCAGCCGAGATGACTCCAAGATTCGCGGCGTTGGCGAGATAGGCATATTTGCCGAAAACGACATAGGTGCCGTACCAGAATGACATCTTCAGGAGGCATAGACCTGAGATGAATTGCTCGGAGGACAGCGCAACGATGAATATCGTGCGCCACCACCATGACTTCGATTCCAGAACGCACATGGCAAGTGCGATCAGCGTCACCACAGTGACCATCCAACCGATCACCGCTATTCCTGGAGCCTCGATCATGTTGAGTCGGGATATGATGCCCTGCGTGTGGCGGAGCGCGATGTAGCGGCCATAGCCATACGGGGCGATGATGGCGACGAGGATCAGAGCTATGAAAGCAATCCAGCTCGCAGGATTGGACTGCCTGCGCTCAAT
Protein-coding sequences here:
- the rpsO gene encoding 30S ribosomal protein S15, with the translated sequence MALTAQEKQEIVTKYATHEGDTGSPEVQIALLTKRISDLTEHLKEHKHDHHSRRGLLLMVGDRRRLLDYLQRVDIERYRSLIGRLGLRR